The genomic interval TGATTTCTTGGACGGACGACAACCTGATTTGGGCTGCAAGAGAAATTCCAGCACAGATGGTTGCACGAGCAAGAATGGAGAAACAGTTGATATTCTTCAGGAATTGGGACGTGTTGAATGGGAAGACAACCCCTATTCTATCTTGTCATTGACCAAAACTGAGTGTAGAGAAAACTGCTCGAAAGACTGCGAATGTGAAGCCGCACTATTCAAAGAACAGGAGTGCAGAAAACAGAAGTTTCCGCTAAGATTCGGGAGAGAACGACAAGATAATTCTGGTACAACCATAATCAAGGTGAGATTTGGGAGTTCAAACACAACACAGGTAAGTAAGCGAAGAAAGAAACAACAGGGAATGGGCGTCTTAATCGGCAGCTCTGTGATTTTAGCTTTTGCAGTTGGCATTCTAGCAATTACTGGTATTCTCATTTACAGATGTCGTGTTCGGGAATATAAAAAGATCAAAAACCAAGGGAATGATGGGTTAATTGAAGAAGTCAGTCTACGGTCATATACATATGGGGAGCTTGAAAAGGCAACTAATGGCTTCACAGATGAAGTGGGTAAAGGAGCTTTTGGAACAGTTTTTAAAGGTGTCATTGACAATGGCAAGACACTCGTGGCTGTGAAGAGACTAGAGACAGTGGTGGCTGAAAGTGAAAGAGAATTTCGTAATGAGATGAAAGCAATTGGGAGAACTCATCATAAAAATCTGGTCAAGTTGTTTGGCTACTGTCATGATGGAACAAATCGACTCTTAGTCTACGAGTACATGAACAATGGTTCTTTAGCAGATTTCCTCTTCAAATCTAGAAGAAAGCCAAGTTGGGAGGAAAAAACTGGAATAGCTTTGAATGTAGCTCGAGGCATTCTCTATCTGCATGATGAGTGTGAGAGCCAGATCATCCACTGCGACATCAAACCTGAAAACATACTCATGGATGAGCAAAAGTGTACAAAAATTGCAGATTTTGGTTTGGCCAAGCTGCTGATGCCTAACCAAACCAGGACATACACTGGGATCCGTGGAACAAGGGGATATGTTGCACCTGAATGGCACAGAAACTTGCCCATAACTTTAAAAGCAGATGTCTATAGCTTTGGGATTTTGTTGTTGGAGATCATATGTGGTAGAAGGAATGTGGATGTTGATCTTCCAGAGGAGGAAGTGGTTCTTGCTAATTGGGTCTTTGATTGTTTTGAAGCTGGTGAATTGGATAGGCTGGTGAAGGATGAACAAGTGGAAATGAACAAGCTAGAGAGAATGGTTAGGGTGGGACTTTGGTGCATCCAGGAAGAACCATCATTTCGCCCTACAATGAAGAGGGTGGTATTGATGTTGGAAGGGACAGTGGAGATACCAGCCCCTCCTAGTCCTACCCCATTTTCAAGTGCCATGTAACTATGCAAGTCAATTTGAGCCTTGCACCCAAGTAGCTAAGACCCAAAAACAGCCAAATCA from Juglans regia cultivar Chandler unplaced genomic scaffold, Walnut 2.0 Scaffold_157, whole genome shotgun sequence carries:
- the LOC109011435 gene encoding G-type lectin S-receptor-like serine/threonine-protein kinase LECRK3 gives rise to the protein MLVIFLSLLLITGFSTAIAQQRNSSNISLGSSLSPNANPYWLSGSGQFAFGFYEKDDGFAIGIWLEKIRQKTVVWTANRDNPPLSINVTLLLTNDGRLVLEQEQGQQTALTNNALFSASSASMLNTGNFVLYNSSSNIIWQTFDAPTDTILPGQPLLAGNKLVSSSSETSHARGKFQLIMQHDGNLVQYPSDIPPKANDYAYWDSKTFDARDNISLNLDRNGQLFLRNLTGIHIKNLNGQGNTSDNFSLYRLTLGFDGILRLYSHRLDQDNDNWSIEWSPSSSNCDPIGLCGLNAYCTVKEQKAVCTCPPGFDFLDGRQPDLGCKRNSSTDGCTSKNGETVDILQELGRVEWEDNPYSILSLTKTECRENCSKDCECEAALFKEQECRKQKFPLRFGRERQDNSGTTIIKVRFGSSNTTQVSKRRKKQQGMGVLIGSSVILAFAVGILAITGILIYRCRVREYKKIKNQGNDGLIEEVSLRSYTYGELEKATNGFTDEVGKGAFGTVFKGVIDNGKTLVAVKRLETVVAESEREFRNEMKAIGRTHHKNLVKLFGYCHDGTNRLLVYEYMNNGSLADFLFKSRRKPSWEEKTGIALNVARGILYLHDECESQIIHCDIKPENILMDEQKCTKIADFGLAKLLMPNQTRTYTGIRGTRGYVAPEWHRNLPITLKADVYSFGILLLEIICGRRNVDVDLPEEEVVLANWVFDCFEAGELDRLVKDEQVEMNKLERMVRVGLWCIQEEPSFRPTMKRVVLMLEGTVEIPAPPSPTPFSSAM